The following are encoded in a window of Sphaerisporangium siamense genomic DNA:
- a CDS encoding extracellular solute-binding protein has product MRRGISAAAVAAALALAVSACGGEESPRRTAAPASDPAAVSGQVTWWDTSDATNEAPVFQEVIKDFTAKYPKIKVDYVNVPFADAQNKFKTAAQSGSGAPDVLRAEVGWVAEFASLGYLAPLDGTPALDKPEEFLPSPAGSGKYAGKTYAVPQVTDTLGLLYNKELLKKAGHDAPPKTFAELKQTALDVKSKAGADGLALNVDAYFLLPFIYGEGGDLLDVAGKKITVAAPPSVAGVKVVEDLIASGAAAKPAIQDSYTNAETAFKEGKVAMIFNGPWSNTDNLGGAVFKDDPDDFGVAPVPAGSAKAGSPTGGHDYAVYAGSGDLDASYLFVRYMASAETQAKIAGKLGLLPTRRPAYTMPEAQANPMIAKWREPMAAAVERPWIPEGGQLFQPLLEGYQKLAAGQRPAGPMLGDVAKAYQGLLKGWSL; this is encoded by the coding sequence ATGCGGCGAGGCATCTCGGCCGCGGCGGTCGCCGCGGCGCTCGCGCTGGCGGTCTCCGCCTGCGGCGGCGAGGAATCCCCCCGGCGGACGGCCGCACCGGCCTCCGACCCCGCCGCCGTCTCCGGCCAGGTGACGTGGTGGGACACCTCCGACGCCACCAACGAGGCGCCGGTCTTCCAGGAAGTGATCAAGGACTTCACGGCGAAGTACCCGAAGATCAAGGTCGATTACGTCAACGTCCCCTTCGCCGACGCGCAGAACAAGTTCAAGACCGCCGCGCAGAGCGGCTCCGGCGCCCCCGACGTGCTGCGCGCCGAGGTCGGCTGGGTGGCCGAGTTCGCCTCCCTCGGCTACCTGGCGCCCCTGGACGGCACCCCGGCGCTCGACAAGCCCGAGGAGTTCCTCCCGAGCCCGGCCGGCAGCGGGAAGTACGCCGGCAAGACGTACGCCGTCCCGCAGGTCACCGACACCCTCGGCCTCCTCTACAACAAGGAGCTGCTGAAGAAGGCCGGGCACGACGCCCCGCCGAAGACGTTCGCCGAGCTCAAACAGACCGCCCTGGACGTGAAGTCCAAGGCCGGCGCCGACGGTCTCGCGCTCAACGTCGACGCCTACTTCCTGCTGCCGTTCATCTACGGCGAGGGCGGCGACCTGCTGGACGTCGCCGGCAAGAAGATCACCGTCGCCGCGCCCCCGTCGGTGGCGGGGGTCAAGGTCGTCGAGGACCTGATCGCCTCCGGCGCGGCGGCCAAGCCCGCCATCCAGGACAGCTACACCAACGCCGAGACCGCCTTCAAGGAAGGCAAGGTCGCGATGATCTTCAACGGCCCGTGGTCGAACACCGACAACCTCGGCGGCGCCGTCTTCAAGGACGACCCGGACGACTTCGGGGTCGCGCCCGTCCCCGCCGGGTCGGCGAAGGCCGGGTCCCCGACCGGCGGCCACGACTACGCCGTCTACGCGGGCTCCGGCGACCTGGACGCCTCCTACCTGTTCGTCCGGTACATGGCCTCCGCCGAGACCCAGGCGAAGATCGCCGGGAAGCTCGGCCTGCTGCCCACTCGCCGCCCCGCCTACACCATGCCCGAGGCGCAGGCCAACCCGATGATCGCCAAGTGGCGGGAGCCGATGGCCGCCGCGGTCGAGCGTCCCTGGATCCCCGAGGGCGGCCAGCTCTTCCAGCCGCTGCTGGAGGGCTACCAGAAGCTCGCCGCCGGGCAGCGGCCCGCCGGACCGATGCTGGGCGACGTCGCCAAGGCGTACCAGGGGCTGCTCAAGGGCTGGAGCCTCTGA
- a CDS encoding ABC transporter ATP-binding protein: MSTVVLDSVTKVYPGGHLAVDRMSLRAEEGELLVLLGPSGCGKSTLLRMIAGLEEITSGDLYLDGRHANDLIPRDRDVAMVFQNGALYPHRTVRRNLSFPLEIAKADPALVRERVVELSRALHIDETLDRRPGTLSGGQRQRVAMGRAIVRQPSLFLMDEPLSNLDAGMRTELRMEISSLVRALGVTTIYVTHDQVEALTLADRIAIMNRGVLQDVGTPGQIYNDPATAFVASFLSSQQLNLLSATVRTPQNQYIMLDFGLHQITMPWTDPRAYAVSQHTGSQIIVGIRPDGLTPIGEGVDGPFFSGRVRTLEYHGHEWLAYLEVGIPAVPAPEPPHRQNVHANGDGNGTAGGGKIRSMMRRLMATGDERPDQEIAVGSGHHRRADLVVRLGARPAWRAGEHGRVAVDLSRLMLFTVEGNRIDPPRR, encoded by the coding sequence ATGAGTACCGTCGTTCTCGACAGCGTGACTAAGGTGTACCCGGGGGGGCATCTCGCGGTCGATCGAATGAGCCTGCGTGCGGAAGAGGGGGAGCTTCTCGTCCTACTCGGGCCATCCGGCTGTGGCAAGTCGACGCTGTTGCGCATGATCGCCGGCCTTGAGGAGATCACCTCCGGCGACCTCTATCTCGACGGACGGCACGCCAACGACCTGATCCCACGGGACCGCGACGTCGCGATGGTCTTCCAGAACGGCGCGCTGTACCCGCACAGGACCGTACGCCGCAACCTCTCGTTCCCGCTGGAGATCGCCAAGGCCGACCCCGCGCTCGTCAGGGAGCGGGTGGTCGAGCTCTCCCGCGCGCTGCACATCGACGAGACGCTCGACCGCCGCCCTGGAACGCTCTCCGGCGGCCAGCGGCAGCGGGTGGCCATGGGCAGGGCCATCGTGCGCCAGCCGTCGCTGTTCCTGATGGACGAGCCGCTGTCGAACCTCGACGCCGGCATGCGCACCGAGCTGCGCATGGAGATCTCCTCGCTCGTGCGCGCCCTCGGCGTGACGACGATCTACGTGACGCACGACCAGGTCGAGGCGCTGACGCTGGCCGACCGCATCGCGATCATGAACCGCGGCGTGCTGCAGGACGTCGGCACCCCCGGCCAGATCTACAACGACCCGGCGACGGCCTTCGTGGCCTCGTTCCTCAGCTCGCAGCAGCTCAACCTGCTCTCGGCCACCGTGCGGACCCCGCAGAACCAGTACATCATGCTGGACTTCGGCCTCCACCAGATCACGATGCCGTGGACCGACCCGCGCGCCTACGCGGTCTCGCAGCACACCGGCAGCCAGATCATCGTCGGGATCCGCCCGGACGGCCTGACGCCGATCGGTGAGGGTGTGGACGGCCCCTTCTTCAGCGGGCGGGTCAGGACGCTGGAGTACCACGGCCACGAGTGGCTGGCCTACCTGGAGGTCGGCATCCCCGCGGTGCCCGCGCCGGAGCCGCCGCACCGCCAGAACGTGCACGCCAACGGCGACGGCAACGGCACCGCGGGCGGTGGCAAGATCCGCTCGATGATGCGTCGCCTGATGGCCACCGGCGACGAGCGCCCCGATCAGGAGATCGCCGTGGGCAGCGGCCACCACCGCAGGGCCGACCTGGTCGTGCGGCTCGGCGCCCGCCCGGCCTGGCGGGCCGGAGAGCACGGCAGGGTGGCCGTGGACCTCAGCAGGCTGATGCTGTTCACCGTGGAGGGCAACAGGATCGACCCGCCCCGCCGCTGA
- a CDS encoding amino acid-binding protein: MMLRVRVSLPDRPGVLGQVARAFGVLGADILQVTVLEREGGRAVDDFTLSWQGGSAAGELRERLAVVPGVRIEGVWPTRESPGVSPDYDLLGHVASDTGRAFVTLVDAAPDLVGAEWAVAVDSRTGAVVHGSWQAPGVAAMPELTPLRPSAFSEGPLHLVSLPVHAAGLHLVVARAQGPAFHQVEVDKIVRLVEIVSLLAATDADRTVA, from the coding sequence ATGATGCTACGGGTACGAGTCTCGCTGCCCGACCGTCCGGGCGTGCTCGGGCAGGTGGCCCGGGCCTTCGGCGTACTCGGGGCGGACATCCTCCAGGTCACGGTCCTGGAGCGGGAGGGCGGCCGGGCGGTGGACGACTTCACGCTGTCCTGGCAGGGCGGGTCCGCCGCCGGCGAACTGCGCGAGCGCCTCGCGGTCGTGCCCGGCGTGCGCATCGAGGGCGTGTGGCCGACGCGCGAGTCGCCCGGCGTGAGCCCCGACTACGACCTGCTCGGCCACGTCGCCTCCGACACCGGCAGGGCCTTCGTCACGCTGGTGGACGCCGCCCCCGACCTGGTCGGCGCCGAGTGGGCGGTCGCGGTGGACTCCCGCACCGGCGCGGTGGTGCACGGAAGCTGGCAGGCGCCGGGCGTGGCCGCGATGCCCGAGCTCACGCCGCTGCGGCCCTCCGCCTTCAGCGAGGGACCGCTCCACCTGGTGAGCCTGCCCGTGCACGCCGCGGGCCTGCACCTGGTGGTGGCCCGCGCCCAGGGACCCGCCTTCCACCAGGTCGAGGTGGACAAGATCGTCCGCCTCGTGGAGATCGTCTCGCTGCTCGCGGCCACGGACGCCGACCGCACCGTGGCCTGA
- a CDS encoding NosD domain-containing protein produces MARFLRRAFLPSPLALVLLAAPAAVPSGQAAAAGAGAGAARIFYVDAREGDDEAAGTTPGKAWRSLERAGRARLRPGDALLFRRGGRWKGTLTLSGEGTAARPITAGSYGEGPRPVISGGEEACVVLAGARWRVSGLRATACGWAGFRVEGRHNALGDVLADHNVAGVWVTESGAHNLIRDSRIAENNRMSVNDDVPDNDSGAFGVLLNGDDNRVIGNVITGSYAPSHDYVYDGAAVEIYGGDRNLVARNVARDNETFTELGHEPGGTARDNVFATNVVTSSHDRGSFLITRGRGHGVGPVTGTLAAGNSVYLPGRHTIGVSCADGCSAKILRLRNNVVKVGGLVGFEDGSGADDAGGVYDGRRGRFTPGARSVRADPRFRGHDDLRLRPGSPAIGRGVPIGPSWYGGAALAYDAAGRRIPLKNPDSGAYQY; encoded by the coding sequence ATGGCGCGGTTCCTCCGCCGGGCGTTCCTGCCGTCCCCGCTTGCCCTCGTGCTGCTCGCCGCCCCCGCGGCGGTCCCCTCCGGGCAGGCCGCCGCAGCGGGAGCCGGGGCGGGGGCGGCGCGGATCTTCTACGTGGACGCCCGCGAGGGCGACGACGAGGCCGCGGGCACCACGCCGGGCAAGGCGTGGCGGTCGCTGGAGCGGGCGGGCCGGGCCCGGCTGCGGCCCGGCGACGCGCTGCTGTTCCGGCGCGGCGGCCGGTGGAAGGGCACGCTGACGCTGTCGGGCGAGGGCACCGCCGCGCGGCCCATCACGGCCGGCTCCTACGGCGAGGGGCCGCGGCCGGTGATCAGCGGCGGCGAGGAGGCGTGCGTGGTGCTCGCCGGCGCGCGCTGGCGGGTGTCGGGCCTGCGGGCCACCGCGTGCGGCTGGGCCGGGTTCCGCGTCGAGGGACGCCACAACGCCCTGGGGGACGTCCTCGCCGACCACAACGTGGCGGGGGTGTGGGTGACCGAGAGCGGCGCGCACAACCTGATCCGCGACAGCCGCATCGCCGAGAACAACCGCATGAGCGTCAACGACGACGTGCCCGACAACGACTCCGGCGCGTTCGGGGTGCTGCTGAACGGCGACGACAACCGGGTGATCGGCAACGTGATCACCGGCAGCTACGCGCCGAGCCACGACTACGTCTACGACGGCGCCGCCGTGGAGATCTACGGCGGCGACCGCAACCTCGTCGCCCGCAACGTCGCCCGCGACAACGAGACCTTCACCGAGCTCGGCCACGAGCCCGGCGGCACCGCCCGGGACAACGTCTTCGCGACCAACGTGGTGACGTCCTCCCACGATCGTGGATCGTTCCTCATCACGCGCGGCCGGGGGCACGGCGTCGGGCCGGTCACCGGCACTCTGGCCGCGGGGAACTCGGTCTACCTGCCGGGACGGCACACGATCGGCGTCTCGTGCGCCGACGGCTGCTCGGCGAAGATCCTCAGGCTGCGCAACAACGTCGTCAAGGTCGGCGGGCTCGTGGGCTTCGAGGACGGCTCGGGCGCCGACGACGCGGGCGGCGTCTACGACGGCAGGCGCGGCCGGTTCACCCCCGGCGCCCGCTCGGTGCGCGCCGACCCGCGTTTCCGGGGCCACGACGACCTGCGGCTGCGGCCGGGATCGCCGGCCATCGGCAGGGGAGTGCCGATCGGGCCCTCCTGGTACGGCGGCGCGGCGCTGGCGTACGACGCGGCGGGGCGGCGCATCCCGCTGAAGAATCCAGACTCAGGCGCCTATCAATACTGA
- a CDS encoding sensor histidine kinase produces MSLRRAAVWPRSIRGRVTLLALGVAGLFLIPLAVAADTVIRHAVATSLARETREAASRAASAVRASTLRNPISPVPEGADLIQVIGPGGHVLAASDGADLDPISTTRPAGRRRVAQFTACPGAAARCYEVTAMVTGATPGAPLVYAAKRAPLLVSTPALEAAIGLQTAALAALVGWVAWKASDRGLRTIDNIKAELAHITVSDLSRRVAEPRGDTEIARLARTVNTTLARLENSVEQQRRFAADASHELRTPIAGLRAQLEEARLHPEHTDLAVLVDGALRDTDRLQNIITDLLFMARLGSGGPAAQERVDLARLAAEEAERRRGRVPVETDAREEVTVLGVSTHLSRVIGNLLDNAQRHADALVRVEVRARDGTAVLTVTNDGDRIPEADRERVFQRFARLDDSRSRDRGGTGLGLAIARDVAIAHGGTLHAEDVPEGTRFVLRLPTAG; encoded by the coding sequence ATGTCCCTCCGCCGGGCCGCCGTCTGGCCTCGATCGATCCGGGGGCGGGTCACCCTTCTCGCCCTGGGCGTGGCCGGCCTCTTCCTGATCCCTCTGGCGGTCGCGGCCGACACGGTCATCAGGCACGCCGTGGCCACGTCGCTGGCGCGGGAGACAAGGGAGGCCGCCTCCCGCGCCGCCTCGGCCGTCCGCGCCTCGACGCTGCGCAACCCCATCTCCCCCGTGCCCGAGGGCGCCGACCTGATCCAGGTGATCGGGCCGGGCGGCCACGTGCTCGCGGCCAGCGACGGCGCGGACCTGGACCCGATCAGCACCACGCGCCCGGCCGGGCGCCGCCGCGTCGCGCAGTTCACCGCCTGCCCCGGCGCCGCCGCCCGCTGCTACGAGGTCACCGCGATGGTCACCGGAGCCACCCCGGGGGCGCCGCTGGTGTACGCGGCCAAGCGGGCGCCGCTGCTGGTCTCCACCCCCGCCCTGGAGGCCGCCATCGGCCTGCAGACCGCGGCCCTCGCCGCGCTGGTCGGCTGGGTGGCCTGGAAGGCGTCCGACCGGGGGCTGCGCACGATCGACAACATCAAGGCCGAGCTGGCGCACATCACCGTGAGCGACCTGTCGCGGCGCGTCGCCGAGCCGCGCGGCGACACCGAGATCGCCCGGCTCGCCAGGACCGTCAACACCACGCTGGCGCGCCTGGAGAACTCGGTGGAGCAGCAGCGCAGGTTCGCCGCCGACGCCTCCCACGAGCTGCGCACGCCGATCGCCGGGCTGCGCGCCCAACTGGAGGAGGCGCGGCTGCACCCCGAGCACACCGACCTGGCCGTCCTCGTGGACGGCGCGCTGCGCGACACCGACCGCCTGCAGAACATCATCACCGACCTGCTGTTCATGGCCAGGCTCGGCTCGGGAGGCCCGGCGGCGCAGGAGCGGGTGGACCTGGCCCGGCTGGCGGCGGAGGAGGCCGAGCGGCGGCGCGGGCGCGTGCCGGTGGAGACCGACGCGCGGGAGGAGGTGACCGTGCTCGGCGTCAGCACGCACCTGTCCCGCGTGATCGGCAACCTGCTGGACAACGCCCAGCGGCACGCCGACGCGCTGGTCAGGGTCGAGGTGCGCGCCCGCGACGGCACCGCCGTCCTCACCGTCACCAACGACGGCGACCGCATCCCCGAGGCCGACCGCGAGCGCGTCTTCCAGCGGTTCGCCCGGCTCGACGACTCCCGCAGCAGGGACCGCGGCGGCACCGGGCTGGGCCTGGCCATCGCCCGCGACGTCGCCATCGCCCACGGCGGGACGCTGCACGCCGAGGACGTCCCCGAGGGCACCAGGTTCGTGCTGCGGCTTCCGACCGCCGGGTGA
- a CDS encoding N-acetylneuraminate synthase family protein → MRVLAVVPARGGSAGVPLKNLAKVGGTPLVARAVASCAAAGLIDEVVVSTDHEGIAAAAEAAGARVVRRPEELSGATASSESAVLHALDQLGADPEVVVLVQCTSAFIDPADLDAAVSKVLDGAADVVFSGLRTHEFVWALHDGAARGVNHDPAHRPRRQDREPDFRETGAFYAIRAAGLREHGHRFFGAVAVQPVPPLTAVEVDTPADLEIVRALAPLADRPVPIDVDAVITDFDGVHTDDSVQIDQDGHETVTVSRADGHGISLLRRAGVKVLILSTERNPVVTARARKLGVPVLQGLASKHTALSEWLRVEGLDPARVAYLGNDLNDLGCMDLVGWPVTVAEAGPRVRSAARAVLTRPGGAGAVRELADRVLQARPVPEQPAAAASRATLRAKGAPVRIGDSLVGPGQPVYFIGEIGINHNGDLDIARRLIDVAADAGCQAVKFQKRTPEIAVPPHQRDQIRQTPWGEMTYLEYKHRVEFGLDEYTQIAKYCAERGLDWFASPWDVPSVDFLEELDVVCHKVASASVTDRELLRRLAATGKPVILSTGMSTLEEIDAAVDVLGTSKLVIMHATSTYPLPPEEANLRTILTLQDRYGVPVGYSGHERGLQISLAAVTLGAVTVERHITLDRTMWGSDHAASLEPSGLEHLVRDIRIIESALGDGVKRVFPGEEAPKSRLRRVTA, encoded by the coding sequence TTGCGAGTCCTGGCCGTCGTCCCCGCCCGCGGAGGTTCTGCGGGCGTCCCGCTCAAGAACCTGGCCAAGGTGGGCGGCACGCCCCTGGTCGCCCGCGCGGTGGCCTCCTGCGCGGCGGCCGGGCTCATCGACGAGGTCGTCGTCAGCACCGACCACGAGGGCATCGCCGCCGCCGCCGAGGCCGCGGGCGCCCGGGTCGTCCGCCGCCCCGAGGAGCTGAGCGGCGCGACCGCCTCCAGCGAGTCGGCCGTGCTGCACGCCCTCGACCAGCTCGGCGCCGACCCCGAGGTGGTCGTCCTGGTGCAGTGCACCAGCGCGTTCATCGACCCCGCCGACCTCGACGCCGCGGTGTCCAAGGTGCTGGACGGCGCCGCCGACGTGGTCTTCTCCGGCCTGCGGACCCACGAGTTCGTCTGGGCGCTCCACGACGGCGCGGCCCGGGGCGTCAACCACGACCCCGCCCACCGTCCCCGCCGCCAGGACCGCGAGCCCGACTTCCGCGAGACCGGCGCCTTCTACGCCATCCGCGCCGCCGGGCTGCGCGAGCACGGCCACCGCTTCTTCGGCGCCGTCGCCGTCCAGCCCGTGCCGCCCCTCACCGCGGTCGAGGTGGACACCCCCGCGGACCTGGAGATCGTGCGGGCGCTCGCGCCGCTGGCCGACCGTCCCGTGCCGATCGACGTCGACGCCGTGATCACCGACTTCGACGGCGTCCACACCGACGACTCGGTCCAGATCGACCAGGACGGCCACGAGACCGTCACCGTCAGCCGCGCCGACGGCCACGGGATCTCCCTGCTCCGGCGCGCCGGGGTCAAGGTGCTGATCCTGTCCACCGAGCGGAACCCGGTCGTGACGGCCCGCGCCCGCAAGCTCGGCGTCCCCGTGCTGCAGGGCCTGGCCTCCAAGCACACCGCGCTCAGCGAGTGGCTGCGCGTGGAGGGCCTGGACCCGGCCCGCGTCGCCTACCTGGGCAACGACCTCAACGACCTCGGCTGCATGGACCTGGTGGGCTGGCCGGTCACCGTGGCGGAGGCCGGCCCGCGCGTGCGGTCCGCGGCCCGGGCCGTGCTGACCCGGCCGGGCGGCGCCGGGGCCGTCCGCGAGCTGGCCGACCGGGTGCTGCAGGCCCGGCCGGTCCCCGAGCAGCCGGCCGCCGCGGCGTCCCGCGCCACGCTGCGGGCCAAGGGCGCGCCGGTCCGCATCGGCGACTCCCTGGTCGGTCCCGGTCAGCCCGTGTACTTCATCGGCGAGATCGGCATCAACCACAACGGCGACCTGGACATCGCGCGCCGTCTGATCGACGTGGCCGCCGACGCCGGGTGCCAGGCCGTGAAGTTCCAGAAGCGCACCCCCGAGATCGCCGTCCCCCCGCACCAGCGCGACCAGATCCGGCAGACGCCGTGGGGCGAGATGACCTACCTGGAGTACAAGCACCGGGTGGAGTTCGGCCTCGACGAGTACACCCAGATCGCCAAGTACTGCGCCGAGCGCGGCCTGGACTGGTTCGCCTCGCCCTGGGACGTCCCCTCGGTGGACTTCCTGGAGGAGCTGGACGTCGTCTGCCACAAGGTGGCCTCGGCCAGCGTGACCGACCGCGAGCTGCTGCGCCGCCTCGCCGCCACCGGCAAGCCCGTCATCCTGTCGACCGGCATGTCCACGCTGGAGGAGATCGACGCCGCCGTGGACGTCCTCGGCACCTCCAAGCTGGTGATCATGCACGCGACCTCCACCTACCCGCTGCCTCCCGAGGAGGCCAACCTGCGCACGATCCTCACGCTGCAGGACAGGTACGGCGTCCCGGTCGGCTACTCCGGGCACGAGCGGGGCCTGCAGATCTCGCTGGCCGCCGTCACCCTCGGCGCGGTGACCGTGGAGCGCCACATCACGCTGGACCGCACGATGTGGGGCTCCGACCACGCCGCGTCGCTGGAGCCGAGCGGCCTGGAGCACCTGGTCCGCGACATCCGCATCATCGAGTCGGCCCTCGGCGACGGGGTCAAGCGGGTGTTCCCCGGCGAGGAGGCCCCGAAGTCGCGCCTCCGCCGCGTCACCGCCTGA
- a CDS encoding glycosyltransferase family 2 protein has translation MITLSVVVPVRDAEPYIADALTSLRLNARPDFEFIVVDDGSVDATPRIIDDFRAELPGLTVLRNATAVGLADARNHGLSLASGRYVTFLDGDDWLGRGYLARLVAAIEGLGCDFVRVDHVQVEGRKRVVHRAPEARRGVVLKPRDRILPAGAKTMVDYPYAWAGVYRRELGDLLTFPGHLHTAEDRPWIWRLHREARSFAVVSLAGVFYRRLVSTSLTQIGDERQLHFFTAFELVFEQVENEPDLLPKAVRTFCALLAHHLELSERFSPDLLARFTARAREVLATLPPGMVDGTGMEPERAELLRPLLPPTHRG, from the coding sequence GTGATCACGCTGTCCGTCGTGGTTCCCGTACGGGACGCGGAGCCGTACATCGCCGACGCGCTCACCTCGCTCCGGCTCAACGCCCGGCCCGACTTCGAGTTCATCGTCGTCGACGACGGCTCGGTGGACGCGACCCCCCGGATCATCGACGACTTCCGCGCCGAACTGCCCGGGCTGACAGTCCTGCGCAACGCCACCGCCGTGGGACTGGCCGACGCCCGCAACCACGGCCTGTCCCTCGCCTCCGGCCGGTACGTCACCTTCCTCGACGGCGACGACTGGCTGGGGCGGGGGTACCTGGCCCGGCTCGTGGCGGCCATCGAGGGGCTCGGCTGCGACTTCGTCCGGGTGGACCACGTCCAGGTGGAGGGGCGCAAGCGCGTCGTGCACCGCGCGCCGGAGGCGCGGCGCGGCGTGGTGCTGAAGCCGCGCGACCGCATCCTGCCGGCCGGGGCCAAGACCATGGTCGACTACCCCTACGCCTGGGCGGGCGTCTACCGGCGCGAGCTCGGCGACCTGCTCACCTTCCCCGGCCACCTGCACACCGCCGAGGACCGGCCCTGGATCTGGCGGCTGCACCGCGAGGCCAGGTCCTTCGCGGTGGTCTCGCTGGCCGGGGTGTTCTACCGGCGGCTCGTGTCCACGTCGCTGACCCAGATCGGCGACGAGCGCCAGCTGCACTTCTTCACGGCGTTCGAGCTGGTCTTCGAGCAGGTCGAGAACGAGCCCGACCTGCTGCCCAAGGCCGTGCGCACCTTCTGCGCCCTGCTCGCGCACCACCTGGAGCTGAGCGAGCGCTTCTCCCCCGACCTGCTGGCCCGCTTCACGGCCCGCGCGCGGGAGGTCCTCGCCACGCTGCCGCCGGGGATGGTGGACGGGACGGGCATGGAACCCGAGCGCGCCGAGCTGCTGCGACCGCTGCTACCCCCCACGCATCGCGGATGA
- a CDS encoding polysialyltransferase family glycosyltransferase produces the protein MTQVFYSSTLFGAMTLAAAMDAGRFGGHDGRRILLVSNNAAIPEVTPSLDEAPGFAALRSRFDEVRSWNEIIAPLHPSDWKARVIEVPMLSRLITAALRLEDGPAELVVESVAVPPARTVAALVRDCPMTVYSDGLMSYGPTRDPLPQEISGRISRLLHLDLVPELTPLLLREVGVEPDPLPDAAFLGVLERMPLPEGLSGRAVILGQYLSALDIVTAEEEAGLHAAMLRGLAARGITDVLFKPHPAAGRRHGQEMREAADGLGVKLTVAGETVPAELCFLAARPELVVGCFSTALMTARRLFGIPVATMGCDLVLRRLTPYENSNRVPVTIVDATVPRLDEDGSLSDPPPVDLPALVQAVGFCMQSEHYPELREVAASYIAANGAQARYFKNRRLASVGLAPAVPSQKRSALGRLRRVLSR, from the coding sequence GTGACCCAGGTCTTCTACAGCTCCACGCTCTTCGGGGCGATGACGCTCGCCGCCGCGATGGACGCCGGGAGGTTCGGCGGCCACGACGGCCGCCGGATCCTGCTGGTGTCCAACAACGCCGCGATCCCCGAGGTCACCCCGTCGCTGGACGAGGCGCCCGGCTTCGCGGCGCTGCGGTCCCGGTTCGACGAGGTCCGCTCGTGGAACGAGATCATCGCGCCGCTGCACCCGTCGGACTGGAAGGCGCGCGTCATCGAGGTGCCGATGCTGTCGCGCCTGATCACCGCGGCGCTGCGGCTGGAGGACGGCCCGGCCGAGCTGGTCGTGGAGTCGGTGGCCGTGCCGCCCGCCCGCACGGTGGCGGCCCTGGTCCGCGACTGCCCGATGACCGTCTACTCCGACGGCCTGATGAGCTACGGGCCGACGCGCGACCCGCTGCCGCAGGAGATCTCCGGCCGGATCTCCCGCCTGCTGCACCTGGATCTGGTCCCCGAGCTGACCCCGCTGCTGCTGCGGGAGGTCGGCGTCGAGCCCGACCCGCTGCCGGACGCCGCGTTCCTCGGCGTGCTGGAGCGCATGCCCCTCCCCGAGGGCCTGTCCGGCCGCGCGGTGATCCTCGGCCAGTACCTGTCGGCCCTGGACATCGTCACGGCCGAGGAGGAGGCCGGGCTGCACGCCGCGATGCTGCGGGGGCTCGCGGCGCGCGGGATCACCGACGTGCTGTTCAAGCCGCACCCGGCGGCGGGCCGCCGCCACGGCCAGGAGATGCGCGAGGCCGCCGACGGGCTCGGCGTGAAGCTGACGGTGGCGGGCGAGACCGTGCCGGCCGAGCTGTGCTTCCTGGCGGCGCGCCCCGAGCTGGTGGTCGGCTGCTTCTCCACGGCGCTGATGACGGCCCGCCGCCTGTTCGGGATTCCCGTCGCGACGATGGGCTGCGATCTGGTGCTGCGGCGGCTGACGCCGTACGAGAACAGCAACCGGGTGCCCGTCACGATCGTGGACGCCACCGTGCCGCGGCTGGACGAGGACGGCTCCCTCTCCGACCCGCCCCCGGTGGACCTGCCGGCGCTGGTCCAGGCGGTCGGCTTCTGCATGCAGAGCGAGCACTACCCGGAGCTGCGCGAGGTCGCCGCGAGCTACATCGCGGCCAACGGCGCGCAGGCACGCTACTTCAAGAACCGCCGCCTGGCCTCGGTGGGGCTGGCCCCCGCGGTCCCGTCCCAGAAGCGCTCGGCCCTCGGCCGGCTGCGCCGCGTCCTGTCGCGCTGA
- a CDS encoding DUF4267 domain-containing protein — protein sequence MSLKKINTVLATAFILFILWFGVEFILSPETTAPGFGLPSRPPGDGGGFLIVKGIRDVVLALVLGILLVTGHRRALGWVLLVEALAAYGDMTTVLAHHGSVATALGVHGLTATLMVANGLLMMRETREVAAAPVTPAPRPA from the coding sequence ATGTCGCTGAAGAAGATCAACACCGTCCTGGCCACCGCCTTCATCCTCTTCATCCTCTGGTTCGGGGTGGAGTTCATTCTGAGCCCGGAGACGACGGCGCCGGGCTTCGGCCTGCCGAGCCGGCCGCCCGGCGACGGCGGCGGCTTCCTGATCGTCAAGGGAATCCGCGACGTCGTCCTGGCCCTGGTCCTGGGCATCCTGCTGGTGACGGGCCACCGCCGGGCGCTGGGCTGGGTGCTGCTGGTGGAGGCCCTCGCCGCGTACGGAGACATGACCACCGTGCTGGCCCACCACGGCTCCGTGGCCACCGCGCTCGGCGTCCACGGCCTGACCGCGACGCTGATGGTGGCCAACGGCCTGCTGATGATGCGCGAAACCCGCGAGGTCGCGGCCGCTCCGGTGACACCCGCCCCGCGGCCCGCCTGA